The nucleotide window GCTAATATAGTGTAGtactttttggaataaaaatgACCATTTCCGGAAAGGAGAGATAGAAAAACTGATATGAAAATGAATGGAGATAGTATTAACtattcatcaaaaaaaaaaggatggaAGGAGAATTAGTAACCTCTCTGTCTCACTGATATCAGCAATTGATCCCAAtccatcatcatcttcatcaaaaaTGTCCGTTGAACACTGGTTCTCGTAGCAAAGGGCGGTAACAGCAGCCTCAGCTGCAGATGCTGTGATATGTGGACCAACAGCACCAGAGATCCGAGCCACCTGAATAGTACAGATCACCAATTTTTTACAAGAGTAATAAACGTGGAAGTTGCAAGTTGCAACAAAGCAAGACGACCTCAAGATCAAACGCCCACCGCATTTCAGTAATTTACTTATGAAACCATAAAGCTACTTCTTTTCACATCTTGGAATGTTTAGAACAATCAAAAGCCACATGTAGCATTTTTTCCTTCTTGGACTTCCTATTATCCTGTGTTTAACATTTCTTAAATTGCTTATTTGCTCGATATGCTTTCCACATACAAATAGAACATTATTTGATCAACTAGACACAATGGCAACAATGGTGAGTTGTGTACCTGTTTCATCAGGAAACTACTGGCTTCTGCAATTGGAGCCCTGCGTATTTTCTTGAGAGGAGGGGTTTTGTCTTCACCATCTCCATTCTGTTGATGCTCCTGGTTCTGCTCATGAGATTGATTTCCAGGAGTTTCTCCAGACTCACTTATTGCACCTTGAGCTTGATCCACGCTGCTTACCTCACCATTTGTGTCCAAATGTTTAATCTTTTTGTGAATAGAACCAAGCATAAGATCCCCGAAAGGCAACTGTATAAGCTTTGAGATACAATCCAGTTTACTCTTTGTTTTGACATTTTGAGCAACAAGATCCCAGTCATCACCATGCTTCAATACAGATTCTAATAGGAGTAAGGTTTCTGCTTCAGTCCAGACAGCCTTGGAGTTCGCACCATCCATCAACTTGAACTCATCTGCCAATTTGTCCTTGTCATAATTACCACTTTTAAAGCACTTCTCGCATAAATTATAGCTTGCATTCTGGATAAAACCAAGAGAAAGCAATCAAGACAGCTGCTATTCTGAATATACCAATTTTCAAGCATCCTGTAGTTTTCCaactaaaagttatttttaatatttttcgccAGCATTGGTAACATAAGTGTATACAAGAAAAATGCTACAGATCAAATTGGCAAATTATCATGCATCGACATATAAATCTTGTTTATTAAACTATCTAGGACGGAAATATCATAAGAAACTGACAAGCAAGTGCAAAATAAAGAAACATGGTCTATTTAGGGGTTCTCAGTACATTGATTTGAAGAGCCAGCGCCCTGCAAGTTGTTCTAAAAATTTTAGCAATCATCAATAAAGATAGTTCCATCAGAGAGTATTTTGCGTCTAGAGGTTAAAGCTTAATAGATCTCCTAACAACTTTTTTGTCTTTGTTATATAAACAATTTTGTCAAAAGCCAAAAGTAACTTATAGAAAGAAAAAATAGTCAAACTATACATTGCAGCTTATCTAAGTCCTACTAATAAGCATTTAGGTACTCATCCATATGAATATCACTCGCTTTGTCACTGGCCTTTCAATAAAGATAGTCTGAAACAGCTCACTTACTAAACCCAAAACAGATACACACAAAGTTTTTACAAAGACAAAGTGATCCACTATATCATGCTCAATTCCTGATCATCTAATTGTTGTACCAATATTGAGCTCAAAATGATAATTCTGGAACACCAAATTATGTTTCCATCCACTCTATTGCGATTACTACATAGCAGTAACTAGAATTCAAAACGAATAAAGAAAACTAGCAAAGAATGAAGTCAAACTactcaaaaacacacaaaaataccTTGATGTACTCATAATGACCCGAAGCACACTGTTCTTTGCAACTATCACACACTACACTTTCCTTCCTTTGTGGATCCATCGACTTCCCATAAACATCCGAATAGGACGCCAAAGGTGATGCCTTTACTACACTATCTGCCACATCACCACTCCTCCCCCTGCCACCACCTCCGTCCCCGACGACCACCGGAGACGGAACCGGCACAAGGGGCTTCAAAGAATGAGGAGCTGCCACAACCCTAACCCCATGTGGGGCCCCTTCTTCAACCCTAATCCTCCACTTCTCATCCTCCTTATTATCCTCTTCCTCCGCAGCACCAATAACCGCCGGCGCTATTTCAGTATTACTAGGGTCAAAATTGATCAAACCCCACTTCTCTAGAAAAGTAAATACCTTGTGGAGCACGCTTATATCGCCCACTAATGACTTCCGGACCTCCGTGAAAGTGAGTTTTCGGGTCGGATCCTCACGGTAGGAGGTAATAATGAAATCCCTGTACTCTTTGTAAATCCTGGGCGTCCTTGTAATTGAACTGCCATCGAAGAATTCTCGCAATGATAGCCTCTCTACTTCGTGTATGCTTTGCCAAGAAAACCAACCTTTTTTTCAttcacacaacaacaaaaaaatgtaTAAATTAAAGCTAATTTCAGAAAAATACAGACAGGAAGGTTTTGTGGGTTACTTACTTGTGTAACTAGGGATTGTATAAAGATCGTGGTCAGGCTCGTCGGAGGGTTTTAGGTGATTAGGGTTTTGGGAGCGAGATGTATCCATTAATTTGTAGTGTTAAAACCTCGGCATTCGTCGGGTCCAGTTGAGTCGTTCCGAAAGTGCAGGAGGTTGAATTTATAATATTCGTATTTGTATGATAGCAtaattgttttaaaattttcttttgtgcGCAAATAAAAATACTCCTACTTTGCCTTGGTAGAACCGCTAATTCGGTCTTTTGTACCAATATTACTCTAAATTTTCTTGATCTTATATTAACAATTTTATACTTCTATAATTTTACTTGATGTTGCCATTTTTAAGATACAAGTACAATTAAAAGCCatatgttttttttctctttgaatAACATTTTCTCTataattaatatacaataatattaTTTCTTTAGAGAAATATTtgtctatatatatacaataatatTTGTTTCATGAACATTTCCAGCAATAGGAATTAATTTGCTTAGTATGAATGACTTGTACGATTCACCATGCATTTCTTCTAGGCATTTGAATAATTTTGACTCTATAATCTGATGAGAAAAAaagaatatataattagttagGACCTAAATTTTATATTTCCTCTGTCCTAATTTATGCAATATTTTTTGCTTCTCGAGAGTCAATTTGATTAATCTGCAAAACAAAATATACATGAAacattaaatatattttaaaatattgatcaaagttcACAGTAGTTTGAATTTCGAGAAGTAAATGTTATTGTATagatacacgtgcaacgcacgtgccgAGGAactagtgtgtgtatatatatattctgttatttctgtatgttatatacaaaaattatatgaattttatatactttttcggctactgaaTGTAAATAGTTTTTTACGCGGGTTAAAAGTAAAAAAACCTAATAATATGAGatctatttttttgaaaaaaagagagaagaaaatgagttatttatatttgtatatatatgtttcataacacCTAGAAAAACCAACCCAATCAATACAAATCATTTCACCTCTTAAGTGTTGGTGTATGAATCCTTAAATACGGCTTAGGTATAGGTGAAATCATTTCACCTTATAAGAACAGTTTCAGGGGTATAAGAATAATGTTGAATATGGTGTATTAataatgcttgcattagttatgcttgcattagttatgatggtattagttatgctcacatatttcttatccattatttggtttgatgtattaaagcattgcataatttctaaaagaattatttatttacaaaaataccctcaaaactagtccatcaatcaaactttttataagaaacat belongs to Nicotiana tabacum cultivar K326 chromosome 6, ASM71507v2, whole genome shotgun sequence and includes:
- the LOC107824877 gene encoding SWI/SNF complex subunit SWI3A isoform X1 produces the protein MDTSRSQNPNHLKPSDEPDHDLYTIPSYTSWFSWQSIHEVERLSLREFFDGSSITRTPRIYKEYRDFIITSYREDPTRKLTFTEVRKSLVGDISVLHKVFTFLEKWGLINFDPSNTEIAPAVIGAAEEEDNKEDEKWRIRVEEGAPHGVRVVAAPHSLKPLVPVPSPVVVGDGGGGRGRSGDVADSVVKASPLASYSDVYGKSMDPQRKESVVCDSCKEQCASGHYEYIKNASYNLCEKCFKSGNYDKDKLADEFKLMDGANSKAVWTEAETLLLLESVLKHGDDWDLVAQNVKTKSKLDCISKLIQLPFGDLMLGSIHKKIKHLDTNGEVSSVDQAQGAISESGETPGNQSHEQNQEHQQNGDGEDKTPPLKKIRRAPIAEASSFLMKQVARISGAVGPHITASAAEAAVTALCYENQCSTDIFDEDDDGLGSIADISETERGSQDESAKGEEKSASSETEVAVSQRNTIPLTLRMRAATATALGAAAAHAKLLADQEEREVEYQVSTLVEAQVKKLQRKMKHVEALNLMMEKQHAQMKDLEDSLVTERMDILQKIFSAGVSRWSDHASAKSQSSSIA
- the LOC107824877 gene encoding SWI/SNF complex subunit SWI3A isoform X2, producing the protein MDTSRSQNPNHLKPSDEPDHDLYTIPSYTSWFSWQSIHEVERLSLREFFDGSSITRTPRIYKEYRDFIITSYREDPTRKLTFTEVRKSLVGDISVLHKVFTFLEKWGLINFDPSNTEIAPAVIGAAEEEDNKEDEKWRIRVEEGAPHGVRVVAAPHSLKPLVPVPSPVVVGDGGGGRGRSGDVADSVVKASPLASYSDVYGKSMDPQRKESVVCDSCKEQCASGHYEYIKNASYNLCEKCFKSGNYDKDKLADEFKLMDGANSKAVWTEAETLLLLESVLKHGDDWDLVAQNVKTKSKLDCISKLIQLPFGDLMLGSIHKKIKHLDTNGEVSSVDQAQGAISESGETPGNQSHEQNQEHQQNGDGEDKTPPLKKIRRAPIAEASSFLMKQVARISGAVGPHITASAAEAAVTALCYENQCSTDIFDEDDDGLGSIADISETERGSQDESAKGEEKSASSEVAVSQRNTIPLTLRMRAATATALGAAAAHAKLLADQEEREVEYQVSTLVEAQVKKLQRKMKHVEALNLMMEKQHAQMKDLEDSLVTERMDILQKIFSAGVSRWSDHASAKSQSSSIA